The DNA region TCAACCCCTCCTAAAAACTCTTTACGGGGTCAAGCCTTTGCGCACTCCTACTTTATATGAAATGGGCGTCATTGCCATTACCGAGCAGCAGATCTCCTACCCGGTGGCTGTCAAGATGCGTTCCAGGCTTATCGAGGCCCTGGGTCGGAAGATGGTTTTTGAAGGGAAAACTTACCGAGCTTTTCCCACGGCGCAGGCCGTAGCAGAATGCCAGGTTGACGATCTACGGGCCTTTTCTTTTTCCGGCCGGAAAGCAGAATACATCATCGATTTCTCCCGGAAGATAGCCGACGGAAGCTTTCATCTGGAGGATCTGCGCGATCGGCCCAATGAAGAAGTGATTACAGCCCTCACTTCTCTTAGGGGTTTTGGACGATGGAGCGCAGAGTATCTTCTGAACCGGGGATTGGGGCGGTCCGATGTCTTTGCCGCAGATGACTTAGGTGTCCAAAGGCTCGTCGGAAAACACCTGGGGCCCGGCCACCGGGTTACCGCCAAAGAATGTGGGAAAATCCTGGACGAATGGGGTAATTGCAAAAGGTGGGTGGTCTTCTATCTTCTTTGCGCGTCCCGATTGGGGTTGATTTAAAGACCATTGTAAGCTCCCTGGACGGGTTTGATATCAATATAAAGGTTATCAACAGATTTTAATATCTCCTTGGCGTTTTGCAAATATCTCAAGGCTTCCTTCATTTAAAATCTCTCTTCGGTCCGGTTTCCTTAATGAAATTTTATATAAGAGGCGACGATACGTTCAAGGTTGAATTTTTATTGACAAAACAGCCAGGATGTGGCAAAACCAAAAAGCTTTCCGCAAAACCATTTACCTGCTGGGGCCCAAAAAGAAAATGGATGTCTTGATTATCGGAACCATCCGGGGTTCCCTCTATTCCCTCATTGCCGTAGGATTTGTGCTGATCTTCAGCGTGGGAGGTATTCTCAACCTGGCCCATGGCACCTACTATATGCTGGGAGCCTATCTCACTTTTGTTTTTTACCATCTGGTTCTTCATTCCGGAGCGGGAGGAACACTGGTTTTATCTATGGTTCTGGCAGTGGCTTCTGTTGCCGCCCTCGCCTGTTTGGTTTACTACCTTCTGCTCAGGAAAAAAATCGAATCCCTTATTTACACGATGGTTATGACCCTGGCTCTGGCATTGTTCGTTAGCGAAATCATGTCCCTCCTTTTCGGGGTCTCCGGAAGCTCTGTGCCCAGCCTCATTGAAGGTCATCTCGTGATCTCTGGAGTTAAAATCATCAACCACCAGCTGATATTACTACCCATCGCAGCCCTCATCCTGCCCGGGCTGTGGATTTTCCTGAAGAAAACCAAGATGGGCCAGAGCATCGACGCCGTATCCCAGCACCGAACCGGAGCCCTCCTTATGGGGGTCAGCGTGGAAAAGGCCACTCTGGTGACCTCGGGCTTATCGTCAGGGTTGGCGGCCCTGGCGGGGGCCTTGATTGCACCGGTTTCCGCCGTAGTCCCGGAAATGTGGTTGTTCCCCTTGATCAAAGCTTTTGCCATCGCCATCCTGGGCGGTATGGGTTCCCTGACCGGTAGCATCATCGCTTCCTTCTTGCTGGGGTACGCCGAGGTCTTAACTTCTTTCCTGATCAGTGAGCAACTCACGGAGATGATCTCCCTGGTGGTTATCGTCTTCGTTTTGATTTTCAAACCTGCGGGCATCATGGGCTATAAGTCCAGCTAAAATGGGCAAGTTAAAAAACCTTCCCTTTAATTTATCTCAGCAATCTCCCCTGGGCCTTATGATCCTGGTGGCCCTGGGAGCTTTCCCCCTCTTCAGCAGGAATTTGTTGTACGTGGAAATTTTAAAGGTGGCCGCTCTTTATGCCATCTTTGCCATGAGCTGGGATATTCTGACCGGCTATACCCATGAAGTCAATTTTGGGTTTGCTTTCTTCGTCGGAGGGGCTGGGTATATGAGCGGGGCTCTCAATTCCTTTTTATCCTTTTCCCCTGCTCTGTGCATTTCTCTCTCCGCCCTGGCTGCCGGACTATCCGGAGTGCTTATTGGCTACCTGACCCTGCGCCTTAAGGGCCCCTACTTTTCCATGGCCACGCTGGCCTTTGCCGGTATTCTCTACAAGCTCGCCTTCATTTTTTATAAATTTACTGGGGGAGAGGAAGGCCTATCGGGATTGCATAGTCTGACTCCCAGTCCCATCACCGACTTCTACTTGATCTGGGCCATTACGGTGGTAGCCTACTTCTGGCTCATCTTCTATGCCAGGTCCAAGCACGGCATCATCCTGAAGGCCATCCGGGCTGACGAGGACGTAGCTCAGTCCTCGGGGATTAACACCGCCTATTACAAGGTGGAGGCCTTTGCGCTAAGCGGCTTTCTGGCGGGTATCGGCGGCGCGGTCTTTTCCCATGCCCAAATGAATGTTGGTCCCACCATGCTCTCGGGTGCCCTTTCTGTTCTGGTGGTTCTTCTGGCTATGATCGGAGGAATGGGCACCATCGTGGGTCCCTTGGCGGGGGCCATTTTCCTTTCCATCCTCAACGAGGCCCTGCGGGTGGTGGAGGCTTACCGAATTGTCATTTATACCGGACTTTTGATCGTCTTTATCTACCTGGCTCCGGAGGGGTTCATGAATCTGGCTTTCGTCAAGAGAACCCCCTGGTTAAAACGTTTCCTTCTGGGAAAAGAGGGGTCTCATGAGCCTTCTTGAGGTTCATCATTTGTCCAAGGCCTTCGGAGGCCTACAGGCTCTCCGGGATATCCATTTCACCGTGAACCCAGGTGAGATGCTGGGCATTATCGGGCCGAACGGCGCTGGCAAGACCACTCTTTTCAACATCCTTTCCGGATTCTATGTTCCCGACTCGGGGGCGGTCTTGCTGGACGGCCAAGATATTCGGGGAAAGAAGCCCTACCAGATCGTGAATTTGGGCCTGACCCGAACCTGGCAGCTGGTAAAGCCTTCCCTGGGAATGACAGTGATGGAAGCGGTAATTGTGCCTTCCTTCAGCTCCCGCGCCCGTGAACAATCTTCAACCAACCCCGGGCAAAGAAACGATATTCGGAGTATTTTGGCTCGGATCGGCTTAGGGGATAAGTTGGGGGAAGAAGTAGACAACTTAACCCAGAGCGAACTGCGGCTTCTGGATATCTGCCGGGCTATGATGACCCACCCCAGGATTCTGCTCCTGGACGAACCCTTTTCGGGATTGAGCCATAAGGAAAGCGTAAACGTCTCGCAGATGATCCTGGAATTGAACGCCCGGGAGCTTACGGTCGTGATTATCGAGCATCGTTTAAAGGAATTGATGAAACTTATTAAAAAAGTAATGGTTATTCATTTTGGCGAAAAAATCGCCGAAGGGAGTCCCACGGAGGTAGTTCAAAATCCCCAAGTCATTCAAGCCTACCTGGGTGAAAGGAGGCCCGGCGTTGGCATGGCTTGAAGTCGAAAGTCTGGAATCGTTCTATTATAAAGTTCGGGTCCTCCATGGGATCGGCCTGCGGGCTGAAAAAGGAGAATTCATCTCTCTCATAGGAAGCAATGGAGCCGGTAAAACAACCTTTTTAAGGACCCTCTCTCGTCTGGTTCGGGGGAAAGGGAAAATTCTCTTGGAAAATGAAGACCTGATCGGTCTTAGTCCGCAGGAGGTAATCCGGAAAGGGGTGGCTCATTGTCCGGAAGGCCGGATGCTTTTCCCCTACATGAGCGTCAGGCAAAACCTTTTGATGGGGGCCTTTTTGCGGGAAGATAAAGATGAGGTTAAGAAGGACCTGGGACAGGTCTTTTCCTACCTTCCCGTGCTGGGAGAGCGGCAAAAACAGCTGGCCGGGACCCTTTCTGGAGGAGAGCAGCAGATGCTGGCCATAGGGCGAGCCATTATGGCTGCCCCCAGGCTTTTAACCCTGGATGAACCTTCTTTCGGCCTGGCTCCTTTAGTTATCGGGTCTATATTTGAGGTTCTTCATACCCTCAACAAACTGGGGGTGACGGTATTATTGGTAGAGCAAAATGCCTGGCTGG from Deltaproteobacteria bacterium includes:
- a CDS encoding branched-chain amino acid ABC transporter permease, which encodes MGKLKNLPFNLSQQSPLGLMILVALGAFPLFSRNLLYVEILKVAALYAIFAMSWDILTGYTHEVNFGFAFFVGGAGYMSGALNSFLSFSPALCISLSALAAGLSGVLIGYLTLRLKGPYFSMATLAFAGILYKLAFIFYKFTGGEEGLSGLHSLTPSPITDFYLIWAITVVAYFWLIFYARSKHGIILKAIRADEDVAQSSGINTAYYKVEAFALSGFLAGIGGAVFSHAQMNVGPTMLSGALSVLVVLLAMIGGMGTIVGPLAGAIFLSILNEALRVVEAYRIVIYTGLLIVFIYLAPEGFMNLAFVKRTPWLKRFLLGKEGSHEPS
- a CDS encoding branched-chain amino acid ABC transporter permease, with protein sequence MWQNQKAFRKTIYLLGPKKKMDVLIIGTIRGSLYSLIAVGFVLIFSVGGILNLAHGTYYMLGAYLTFVFYHLVLHSGAGGTLVLSMVLAVASVAALACLVYYLLLRKKIESLIYTMVMTLALALFVSEIMSLLFGVSGSSVPSLIEGHLVISGVKIINHQLILLPIAALILPGLWIFLKKTKMGQSIDAVSQHRTGALLMGVSVEKATLVTSGLSSGLAALAGALIAPVSAVVPEMWLFPLIKAFAIAILGGMGSLTGSIIASFLLGYAEVLTSFLISEQLTEMISLVVIVFVLIFKPAGIMGYKSS
- a CDS encoding ABC transporter ATP-binding protein yields the protein MSLLEVHHLSKAFGGLQALRDIHFTVNPGEMLGIIGPNGAGKTTLFNILSGFYVPDSGAVLLDGQDIRGKKPYQIVNLGLTRTWQLVKPSLGMTVMEAVIVPSFSSRAREQSSTNPGQRNDIRSILARIGLGDKLGEEVDNLTQSELRLLDICRAMMTHPRILLLDEPFSGLSHKESVNVSQMILELNARELTVVIIEHRLKELMKLIKKVMVIHFGEKIAEGSPTEVVQNPQVIQAYLGERRPGVGMA
- a CDS encoding ABC transporter ATP-binding protein, with the protein product MAWLEVESLESFYYKVRVLHGIGLRAEKGEFISLIGSNGAGKTTFLRTLSRLVRGKGKILLENEDLIGLSPQEVIRKGVAHCPEGRMLFPYMSVRQNLLMGAFLREDKDEVKKDLGQVFSYLPVLGERQKQLAGTLSGGEQQMLAIGRAIMAAPRLLTLDEPSFGLAPLVIGSIFEVLHTLNKLGVTVLLVEQNAWLALEQTSFTYVLEEGHIIKQGPTADLLEDPSIREAYLGMT